The following proteins come from a genomic window of Campylobacter concisus:
- the rmuC gene encoding DNA recombination protein RmuC, with product MQQDFYFYAAIFLGLLFLIAIFVIYSFNRDKLELKRNLAQKEQENFEISSNLTNLVSKNSENLQLISEQKARLMSNHERIDELISEIDALKTKIAQKDEAEDAMERVINELKESIGTANERAKNNEANFTATLAELNQNKNALAEVSERENRLKRDMAVLRNEIEAKENSLKEQEVNLLKVKNELNLEFSNLANKIFEEKSANFTQNSQNSLDLLLKPLKEQISTFQERVNAVHDESVKGMSALGTQIKHISEIGISMSKEANSLATALKGSNKTLGNWGEIQLERTFEASGLVKDEHYLTQQNFKNEEGKRLIPDFIVKIPDGKHLIVDSKVSLIAYEKAITASNEEELNLALKEHIASMKNHIDSLNSKNYGEIVPDSPDFVLMFIPIEPAYIEAMKFDSSLFDYAFQKRVILVSHTTLMPILRTVANLWRIERGNEEAKNIVKSAIKIYDKVRNVAEHMNRLSNTLNTANKHFNALASSFSGRDGLVSRLENFKRLSPDEQKDIEVKEIGVNNELEKED from the coding sequence ATGCAACAAGATTTCTATTTTTATGCTGCCATATTTTTAGGACTACTATTTTTGATTGCGATATTTGTCATCTATTCATTTAATAGGGACAAACTCGAACTAAAGCGAAATTTGGCGCAAAAAGAGCAAGAAAATTTTGAAATTTCATCAAATCTAACAAATTTAGTATCTAAAAATAGTGAAAATCTGCAACTAATTAGCGAGCAAAAAGCAAGGCTTATGTCAAATCACGAGCGAATAGACGAGCTCATCAGTGAGATCGATGCGCTAAAAACCAAAATAGCACAAAAAGACGAAGCTGAAGATGCGATGGAGCGCGTGATAAACGAGCTTAAAGAGAGTATCGGTACAGCAAATGAAAGGGCCAAGAATAACGAGGCAAATTTTACTGCAACACTAGCTGAGCTAAATCAAAATAAAAATGCTTTAGCTGAAGTGAGTGAGAGAGAAAATAGATTAAAACGTGATATGGCTGTACTTAGAAATGAAATAGAAGCAAAAGAAAATAGCCTAAAAGAGCAAGAGGTAAATTTATTAAAAGTAAAAAATGAGTTAAATTTGGAATTTTCTAATCTTGCAAATAAAATATTTGAAGAAAAAAGTGCAAATTTCACACAAAATAGCCAAAATTCTTTAGATCTTTTACTAAAGCCACTAAAGGAGCAAATTTCAACCTTTCAAGAGCGTGTAAATGCAGTCCACGACGAATCCGTTAAAGGTATGAGCGCGCTAGGAACGCAGATTAAGCACATAAGTGAAATTGGTATCTCAATGTCAAAAGAGGCAAACTCACTAGCCACTGCACTAAAAGGTAGCAATAAAACACTTGGAAACTGGGGTGAAATACAGCTTGAACGCACATTTGAGGCTTCTGGACTTGTAAAAGATGAGCATTACTTGACCCAACAAAATTTCAAAAACGAAGAAGGCAAACGTCTTATTCCTGATTTTATAGTAAAGATACCAGACGGCAAGCATCTAATAGTTGATTCTAAAGTCTCACTTATAGCTTACGAAAAGGCTATCACAGCCAGCAACGAAGAGGAGCTAAATTTAGCATTGAAAGAGCATATTGCTTCTATGAAAAATCACATAGATAGCTTAAATAGCAAAAATTACGGCGAGATCGTACCTGATAGTCCTGATTTTGTATTGATGTTTATACCAATTGAGCCAGCATATATCGAGGCTATGAAATTTGATAGTTCACTTTTTGACTATGCGTTTCAAAAGCGCGTAATACTAGTATCTCACACTACGCTTATGCCTATTCTTCGCACAGTGGCAAATTTATGGCGCATAGAGCGTGGCAATGAAGAGGCCAAAAATATCGTAAAGAGTGCGATTAAAATTTATGATAAAGTCCGCAATGTGGCCGAGCACATGAATAGACTTAGCAATACACTAAATACTGCAAATAAACATTTTAACGCCCTTGCATCAAGTTTTAGTGGTAGAGATGGCCTTGTTAGTAGACTTGAAAATTTTAAACGCTTGTCTCCAGATGAGCAAAAAGATATAGAAGTAAAAGAGATAGGCGTAAATAACGAGTTAGAAAAAGAGGATTAG
- the ilvD gene encoding dihydroxy-acid dehydratase: protein MRSDIIKKGYTRAPHRSLLRATGLKDDDFNKPFIGVANSFIEIIPGHFFLNKYAQILKDEIRKNGCIPFEFNCIGVDDGIAMGHGGMLYSLPSREIIANSIETVMNAHALDALVCMPNCDKIVPGMVMGALRVNVPTVFVSGGPMKKGYTKDGKPIDLATAFEAVGKFETKEIDEAELRDIECNACPSGGSCSGMFTANSMNTLCEAMGIALPGNGTILALTPEREELIRQAARRICEIALDEKFKIRNILNEKAIRNALVVDMAMGGSSNTVLHMLAISREAGVNLDIKELNKISQNIAHIAKISPSLPNVHMEDIGRAGGMNAVIKEISRRDNGMLNLDNLTVSGETLGERVKVSDIKDESIIHKVENAYSQVGGLAILFGNLAEQGCVIKTAGIVGERKFSGKAVCFNSQDEAIAGISSGKVDKGDVVVIRYEGPRGGPGMQEMLSPTSLIMGRGLGADVALITDGRFSGATRGLSIGHVSPEAAEGGMIGLLQDDDIIDIDVDKYEINVRLSEAEIAKRRAEFKPVDKPLTSRWLRQYRKLVTNASNGAVLEA, encoded by the coding sequence TTGAGAAGCGACATAATAAAAAAAGGCTACACAAGAGCCCCACACCGCTCACTTTTACGTGCTACTGGACTAAAAGACGATGACTTTAATAAACCATTTATCGGCGTCGCAAACAGCTTTATAGAGATCATACCTGGCCACTTTTTCTTAAACAAATACGCACAAATTTTAAAAGATGAAATTCGCAAAAATGGCTGTATTCCATTTGAGTTTAACTGCATCGGCGTGGATGATGGCATCGCGATGGGACATGGTGGCATGCTATATAGCTTGCCTAGCCGCGAGATCATCGCAAACTCGATAGAAACCGTTATGAACGCTCACGCACTTGACGCACTCGTTTGTATGCCAAACTGCGACAAGATCGTCCCTGGCATGGTTATGGGTGCTTTAAGGGTCAATGTCCCAACAGTGTTTGTAAGCGGTGGCCCAATGAAAAAAGGCTACACAAAAGATGGCAAGCCGATAGATCTTGCGACTGCGTTTGAGGCGGTTGGTAAATTTGAGACCAAAGAGATAGACGAAGCCGAGCTAAGAGATATCGAGTGCAATGCATGTCCAAGCGGTGGTAGTTGCAGCGGTATGTTTACAGCAAATTCTATGAACACACTTTGTGAAGCGATGGGCATAGCACTCCCTGGCAACGGCACTATCCTAGCACTAACCCCAGAGCGTGAGGAGCTTATTAGACAGGCTGCTCGCAGGATCTGTGAGATCGCACTTGATGAGAAATTTAAAATCAGAAACATACTAAATGAAAAAGCGATCCGCAACGCTCTTGTCGTTGATATGGCGATGGGCGGCAGCAGCAACACCGTTCTTCACATGCTAGCCATCTCAAGAGAGGCAGGCGTAAATTTAGATATCAAAGAGCTAAATAAAATCAGCCAAAATATCGCTCATATCGCTAAAATCAGCCCAAGCTTACCAAATGTGCACATGGAGGACATCGGTAGAGCTGGTGGCATGAATGCAGTAATAAAAGAAATTTCACGCAGAGATAATGGCATGCTAAATTTGGATAATCTCACAGTTAGTGGCGAAACTTTAGGAGAGCGTGTAAAGGTAAGTGACATCAAAGATGAAAGCATCATTCACAAAGTAGAAAACGCCTATTCACAAGTTGGCGGACTTGCCATTTTGTTTGGAAATTTAGCCGAGCAAGGCTGTGTAATCAAGACAGCTGGCATCGTTGGCGAGCGTAAATTTAGTGGTAAAGCAGTCTGCTTTAACTCACAAGATGAAGCAATAGCTGGCATTTCAAGCGGTAAAGTAGATAAAGGCGATGTCGTCGTCATCCGATACGAAGGTCCGCGCGGAGGCCCTGGCATGCAAGAGATGCTAAGCCCTACTTCACTCATCATGGGACGAGGCCTTGGCGCAGACGTGGCGCTCATCACAGATGGTCGCTTTAGCGGGGCGACAAGAGGTCTAAGCATCGGCCACGTGAGCCCAGAAGCAGCCGAGGGTGGCATGATAGGCTTGCTACAAGATGACGACATAATCGATATAGACGTCGATAAATACGAGATAAACGTTCGCCTAAGCGAAGCCGAGATCGCAAAGAGAAGAGCAGAATTTAAGCCAGTTGATAAACCGCTAACATCTCGCTGGCTAAGGCAATACCGCAAACTAGTCACAAACGCAAGCAACGGAGCAGTGCTAGAAGCATAA
- a CDS encoding aryl-sulfate sulfotransferase, with the protein MSKNFLGSVALAAVLVSGLSIGITPLEAGVLAHHVKVQGELGSVFINPYDVSPLTAIIDRAGKDIKDIHVKVKGKPDGGIDIDYNVSEHALLTHDGVPIWGLYPDYLNEVVVSYTFNGAKKVETYKIYAQPIVTYSRDFRFYHMQKTRVKKVDPAFKNRLYLINNTITSVYKPLDWKNGGAASWNDFTENYIVDTKGEVRWYLDYQKFYDRSERRVMDGGMMMGFHQLKNGDISFGMAQRYLRYDLMGKEIYNRPLPRGYIDLSHEVMPLKDDHALLRVGKYNYHHKDGKISHTIRDHIIEVDSTGKVVEEWDLNEIFGNNVYRSNLIKALDARAVCLNIDMDAKEIKISNDLPFGDITSTGTGRNWAHVNSISYDESDDSIILSLRHQGIVKIGRDKKVKWILASLEGWSEEFKAKVLTPVDSKGNKIKCENSKCEGEFDWSWTQHTAWLTPRYDNKGSIKHLSVFDNGDARGMEQPAFKEDKYSRAVEYKIDEKKGTVEQTWQFGKERGFDFYSAVTSNVEWQKDKNTYFISSSNVNLLRPDKTIKMVLVEIDPKTNEIKFEMDVDSASRDDVAYRAMVINPEVFSY; encoded by the coding sequence ATGAGCAAGAATTTCTTAGGTTCTGTTGCCCTTGCGGCTGTTTTGGTTAGTGGTCTTAGTATAGGCATCACGCCACTAGAGGCTGGAGTCCTGGCTCATCACGTAAAGGTTCAAGGCGAGCTTGGATCAGTCTTTATAAACCCCTACGACGTATCGCCGCTAACTGCTATCATCGATAGAGCTGGCAAAGACATCAAAGATATCCATGTCAAAGTAAAAGGCAAGCCAGATGGTGGTATCGATATCGATTATAACGTCTCAGAGCATGCCCTGCTAACGCATGATGGTGTGCCTATTTGGGGACTTTACCCTGACTATCTAAATGAAGTAGTCGTAAGCTACACATTTAACGGAGCTAAAAAGGTAGAAACGTATAAAATTTACGCCCAGCCTATCGTCACATATAGCCGTGATTTTAGATTTTATCACATGCAAAAGACTCGCGTCAAAAAGGTCGATCCTGCCTTTAAAAACAGGCTCTATCTCATAAACAACACGATCACAAGCGTCTATAAACCACTTGATTGGAAAAATGGCGGAGCTGCTAGCTGGAACGACTTTACCGAAAACTACATCGTAGACACCAAAGGTGAGGTTAGATGGTATCTTGACTATCAGAAATTTTACGACCGTAGTGAGCGCAGAGTGATGGATGGGGGCATGATGATGGGCTTTCATCAGCTAAAAAATGGCGATATCAGCTTTGGCATGGCTCAAAGATATCTAAGATATGACCTTATGGGAAAAGAAATTTATAACCGCCCACTTCCAAGAGGCTACATCGATCTAAGCCATGAAGTTATGCCATTAAAGGACGATCACGCACTTCTTAGAGTTGGCAAATACAACTACCATCACAAAGACGGCAAAATTTCTCACACTATAAGAGATCACATCATCGAGGTCGATAGCACCGGTAAAGTGGTCGAAGAGTGGGATCTAAATGAAATTTTTGGTAACAACGTCTACCGCAGCAACCTCATAAAAGCGCTTGATGCTAGAGCTGTTTGCCTAAATATCGATATGGACGCAAAAGAGATAAAGATAAGTAATGATCTACCATTTGGCGACATCACCTCTACTGGCACAGGTAGAAACTGGGCTCACGTAAACTCTATCTCATACGATGAGAGCGACGATAGCATCATCCTCTCACTTCGCCACCAAGGCATCGTAAAGATAGGACGTGACAAGAAAGTAAAATGGATATTAGCTTCGCTTGAGGGCTGGAGTGAAGAATTTAAAGCCAAAGTGCTAACTCCAGTCGATAGCAAAGGTAATAAGATAAAATGCGAAAACTCAAAATGCGAGGGCGAATTTGACTGGTCATGGACTCAGCACACCGCATGGCTAACACCAAGATACGACAACAAAGGCAGCATAAAACACCTAAGCGTCTTTGACAATGGCGATGCAAGAGGCATGGAGCAACCAGCCTTTAAAGAGGATAAATACTCCCGCGCGGTTGAGTACAAGATAGATGAGAAAAAGGGCACGGTTGAACAAACTTGGCAGTTTGGCAAAGAGCGTGGCTTTGACTTTTATAGCGCAGTTACTAGCAACGTCGAGTGGCAAAAAGATAAAAATACCTACTTCATCTCAAGCTCAAATGTAAATTTACTTCGCCCTGACAAGACTATCAAAATGGTCTTAGTTGAGATCGATCCAAAGACAAATGAGATCAAATTTGAGATGGATGTGGACTCTGCTTCAAGAGATGATGTCGCTTATAGGGCGATGGTTATTAATCCGGAGGTATTTAGTTATTAG
- a CDS encoding cytochrome d ubiquinol oxidase subunit II, producing the protein MHSLSLENLQIYWWFIVSLLGGLLVFMMFVQGGQSLIFSLGKDELKKDMLINSIGRKWELTFTTLVMFGGACFAAFPLFYATSFGGAYWVWLAILFCFIIQAVSYEYRKKPDNFLGARTYEIFLFINGSLGVILIGMAVSTFFSGSDFVLNEHNFVEWKTPFRGLEALANPYLYLLGIAMFFLSRIGGCLYLMNNIADGEFIQNARKQLLINTVLFLPFFLGFLAWVLTKDGFAYDVNGVVSLMPYKYAINLIEMPIVGILLLVGVVLVLVGIFQGAFTKSIRGIFAYGVGVTLAVTALFLITGLNGTAFYPSFSDLASSLTIKNASSSHYTLGVMAYVSLLVPVVLTYIIVVWRAIDNKKITQDEIKNDHHAY; encoded by the coding sequence ATGCATAGTTTAAGCTTAGAAAATTTACAAATTTATTGGTGGTTTATAGTTAGCCTTCTTGGCGGACTTTTGGTATTTATGATGTTTGTTCAAGGCGGTCAGTCGCTCATCTTTAGCCTTGGCAAGGACGAGCTGAAAAAAGATATGCTCATAAATTCTATCGGTAGAAAATGGGAGCTTACATTTACGACGCTTGTTATGTTTGGAGGCGCGTGCTTTGCGGCGTTCCCGCTATTTTACGCTACGAGTTTTGGTGGCGCTTACTGGGTTTGGCTGGCTATTTTATTTTGCTTTATCATCCAAGCTGTAAGCTACGAGTACCGCAAAAAGCCCGATAACTTCTTAGGCGCTAGAACTTATGAAATTTTCCTTTTCATAAATGGCTCACTTGGCGTTATTCTTATTGGTATGGCTGTTAGTACATTTTTTAGCGGAAGCGACTTTGTGCTAAATGAGCATAATTTTGTCGAGTGGAAGACTCCATTTCGCGGCCTTGAAGCATTGGCAAATCCTTACTTGTACTTGCTTGGAATAGCGATGTTTTTCCTGTCTCGCATAGGTGGCTGCTTATATCTTATGAATAACATCGCTGATGGCGAATTTATACAAAACGCTAGAAAACAGCTACTTATCAACACCGTGCTATTCTTGCCATTTTTCTTAGGATTTCTTGCTTGGGTGCTTACAAAAGATGGCTTTGCATACGACGTAAATGGCGTAGTTAGCCTTATGCCTTACAAATACGCTATAAATTTGATCGAGATGCCTATCGTTGGTATATTGCTTCTTGTTGGCGTTGTTTTGGTACTTGTTGGGATTTTCCAAGGAGCATTTACAAAAAGCATACGTGGAATTTTTGCTTATGGCGTTGGCGTTACACTTGCTGTAACCGCGCTATTTTTAATAACAGGACTAAATGGCACAGCATTTTATCCGTCATTTAGCGACCTTGCTAGCTCGCTAACTATCAAAAACGCAAGCTCAAGTCACTACACACTTGGCGTTATGGCCTATGTTAGTTTGCTAGTGCCAGTAGTGCTTACTTATATCATCGTCGTCTGGCGAGCGATAGATAACAAGAAGATCACGCAAGACGAGATCAAAAACGATCATCACGCATACTAA
- a CDS encoding cytochrome ubiquinol oxidase subunit I, producing the protein MSEMDFVDWSRAQFALTAIYHFLFVPLTLGLSFIIAIMETIYVKTGDKVWLEITKFWLKLFGINFAIGVATGIIMEFEFGTNWANYSWFVGDIFGAPLAIEGLLAFFMESTFFAIMFFGWDKVSKKFHLLSTWLVAIGSNLSALWILIANGWMQYPIGMKFNPDTARMEMENFFEVALNPLGISKFLHTVTSGYTISAIFVIGISAWFLIKKRHILLAKKSIVVASAFGLITSAFLLLSGDESAYFVAQKQPMKLAAMEGLYKGETNAGLVAAGILNLAKELGDESEPFLLEIKVPYALGIMANRELDSFTPGINDLLYGNSEHNLISVEEKMAKGKVAIEALKNYKEAKKANDESLMKSSLSNLESNLNFLGYGYLKDAKEAVPPVALTFYSFHIMVVLGTYFIALFAITLYLNLSRKYKFENIRAFLWICLFTIPLGYIAAEAGWIVAEVGRQPWVIQDLMTVGVGATNLADSNIKISFILFAVLFTVLLIAEIKIMLKQIKIGFNDHA; encoded by the coding sequence ATGTCTGAGATGGATTTTGTTGATTGGTCTAGGGCTCAGTTTGCGCTGACTGCCATTTACCACTTTTTGTTTGTCCCGCTTACTTTGGGGCTAAGTTTTATCATCGCCATTATGGAGACGATATATGTTAAAACCGGCGATAAAGTCTGGCTTGAGATAACGAAATTTTGGCTAAAGCTCTTTGGCATAAATTTCGCTATCGGTGTGGCTACTGGTATCATCATGGAGTTTGAGTTTGGTACAAACTGGGCAAATTACAGCTGGTTTGTCGGCGATATCTTCGGTGCTCCTCTTGCGATTGAGGGCTTGCTCGCATTTTTCATGGAGAGTACATTTTTTGCCATTATGTTTTTTGGCTGGGATAAAGTCAGCAAGAAATTTCACCTACTTTCAACTTGGCTTGTCGCGATCGGTTCAAATTTAAGCGCGCTTTGGATCTTGATCGCAAATGGCTGGATGCAGTATCCTATCGGCATGAAATTTAACCCAGATACTGCCAGAATGGAGATGGAAAATTTCTTTGAAGTTGCGCTAAATCCTCTTGGAATTAGCAAATTTTTACACACAGTAACTAGCGGCTACACCATCTCAGCTATCTTTGTGATAGGAATTTCTGCTTGGTTTTTAATCAAAAAACGCCACATCTTGCTAGCTAAAAAAAGCATCGTCGTTGCTAGCGCATTTGGCCTTATCACATCGGCATTTTTGCTACTTAGCGGCGATGAGAGTGCATATTTTGTAGCTCAAAAGCAGCCTATGAAGCTTGCAGCTATGGAGGGACTTTATAAGGGCGAAACTAACGCTGGTCTAGTTGCCGCTGGTATTTTAAACCTAGCTAAAGAGCTTGGCGACGAGAGCGAGCCATTTTTGCTTGAGATAAAGGTGCCTTACGCACTTGGTATCATGGCAAACAGAGAGCTTGACTCATTTACACCAGGTATAAATGACCTACTTTATGGTAATAGCGAGCACAATCTAATAAGCGTTGAAGAGAAGATGGCAAAGGGCAAAGTAGCTATCGAGGCTCTTAAAAACTACAAAGAAGCCAAAAAAGCAAATGACGAGAGTTTGATGAAAAGCTCACTTTCAAATTTAGAGAGCAACCTAAATTTCTTAGGATATGGCTATCTTAAAGATGCAAAAGAAGCCGTGCCACCAGTTGCACTTACATTTTATAGCTTCCACATCATGGTTGTACTTGGCACTTACTTTATAGCTCTTTTTGCTATCACTCTTTATCTAAATCTCTCAAGAAAATATAAATTTGAAAACATAAGAGCATTTTTGTGGATCTGCCTCTTTACTATACCGCTTGGCTACATCGCAGCTGAAGCTGGCTGGATAGTAGCAGAGGTCGGTCGTCAGCCATGGGTGATACAAGATCTCATGACCGTTGGCGTTGGAGCTACGAATTTAGCAGACTCAAATATCAAAATTTCATTTATATTATTTGCTGTTTTATTTACGGTCTTGCTGATAGCCGAGATCAAAATCATGCTTAAGCAAATAAAGATAGGATTTAACGACCATGCATAG
- a CDS encoding DUF4492 domain-containing protein: MIKNYLNIIASLYIEGFKNMKIGKKLWLLIIIKLIIMFGILKAFIFNETLNTKFQTEEEKSEFVIRNLIKE; encoded by the coding sequence ATGATAAAAAACTACTTAAACATCATTGCCTCTTTATATATAGAGGGCTTTAAAAACATGAAAATAGGCAAAAAATTATGGCTTCTCATAATAATAAAGCTTATCATCATGTTTGGAATTTTAAAAGCCTTTATCTTTAACGAGACTCTTAATACCAAATTTCAAACCGAAGAAGAAAAAAGCGAATTTGTAATTCGTAATTTAATAAAGGAATAA
- a CDS encoding CTP synthase translates to MAKETKYIFITGGVLSSLGKGIAAASIATLLKNSGLKVSVLKADPYINVDPGTMSPLEHGEVFVTDDGAETDLDLGHYERFLDESLSQDNNFTTGRVYSSVIEKERRGDYLGKTIQVIPHIVGEIVDRIKKAGEGKDVLIVEIGGTVGDIEGLPFLEAIRALRVEVGKKRALNIHLTLVPFIKVAGELKTKPTQHSVGELRRIGITPDIIICRSEMPLNRELKDKIAASCGVEKNCVIESLDSASIYQIPLSFLKQDILTPIAENLGFNELKPDMAKWDSLVKRIIAPTNETTIAFVGKYIDLKESYKSLTEGIIHAGANLDARVNLRWIDSEKIEENNVNELLKDVDGILVAGGFGERGVLGKMQAIKFARENKIPYLGICLGMQLALIEFARDVLGLEDANSMEFDKECKNPIIYLIDSFIDAHGKKQIRTHTSPLGGTMRLGAYNCEIKPKTLLAEIYGNAKSVKERHRHRYEANPKYKEIFEKNGLLVSGESDGLIEAIELKGHPWFVGVQCHPEFTSRLTKPNPVILGFIKASLENVKS, encoded by the coding sequence ATGGCAAAAGAGACGAAGTACATTTTTATCACAGGTGGTGTTTTAAGCTCGCTTGGAAAAGGCATCGCAGCTGCGTCTATCGCGACTCTTTTAAAAAATTCCGGACTAAAAGTAAGTGTTTTAAAAGCTGACCCATATATCAACGTAGATCCTGGCACGATGAGCCCGCTTGAGCACGGCGAAGTTTTTGTCACAGACGATGGTGCAGAGACTGATCTTGACCTTGGCCACTACGAGAGATTTTTAGATGAGAGCCTAAGTCAAGATAATAACTTCACAACGGGTAGAGTTTATAGCTCTGTTATAGAAAAAGAGCGCCGCGGCGACTACCTTGGAAAGACTATACAAGTGATCCCTCACATCGTTGGCGAGATCGTTGATCGCATAAAAAAAGCAGGCGAGGGTAAAGATGTGCTAATCGTTGAGATCGGTGGAACTGTTGGCGATATCGAGGGACTACCATTTTTAGAGGCGATAAGAGCGCTAAGGGTGGAAGTTGGTAAAAAAAGAGCGCTAAATATTCACCTAACGCTTGTGCCATTTATCAAAGTAGCTGGCGAGCTAAAGACAAAGCCAACCCAGCATAGCGTAGGAGAGCTAAGACGTATAGGCATAACACCAGACATCATCATCTGCAGATCTGAAATGCCACTAAACCGCGAGCTAAAAGATAAGATAGCAGCAAGCTGTGGTGTTGAGAAAAATTGTGTCATAGAGAGCTTAGACAGCGCAAGTATCTATCAAATCCCACTTTCATTTTTAAAGCAAGACATACTAACTCCAATCGCTGAAAATTTAGGCTTTAATGAGCTAAAACCAGACATGGCAAAGTGGGATAGCCTAGTAAAAAGAATCATAGCTCCAACAAATGAAACTACAATAGCATTTGTAGGTAAATATATCGATCTAAAAGAGAGCTACAAGAGCCTAACTGAGGGTATCATCCACGCTGGAGCAAATTTGGATGCTAGGGTAAATTTACGCTGGATAGATAGCGAAAAGATAGAAGAGAACAATGTAAATGAGCTTTTAAAAGACGTAGATGGCATCTTGGTCGCTGGCGGCTTTGGCGAAAGGGGCGTTTTAGGCAAGATGCAGGCTATAAAATTTGCTCGTGAAAATAAGATCCCTTATCTTGGAATTTGCCTTGGTATGCAGCTAGCACTAATTGAATTTGCAAGGGATGTTTTGGGCTTAGAGGATGCAAATTCTATGGAATTTGACAAAGAGTGCAAAAATCCTATCATCTATCTAATAGATAGCTTTATCGACGCTCACGGCAAAAAACAAATTAGGACTCACACAAGCCCACTTGGTGGTACGATGAGACTTGGAGCATATAACTGTGAGATAAAACCAAAGACACTTCTAGCTGAAATTTATGGCAATGCAAAGAGCGTAAAAGAGCGTCACCGCCACCGCTACGAGGCAAATCCAAAATATAAAGAAATTTTTGAGAAAAATGGTCTTTTGGTAAGTGGTGAGAGCGATGGATTGATAGAGGCTATCGAGCTAAAAGGCCATCCGTGGTTTGTGGGCGTGCAGTGTCATCCTGAATTTACTAGCCGTCTAACTAAGCCAAATCCTGTGATATTAGGCTTCATAAAGGCAAGTTTGGAAAACGTCAAATCTTAA
- a CDS encoding NAD(P)H-dependent oxidoreductase, whose product MKTLIILAHPDIQNSVINKRLLQEALKEPQHFSVHDLTRAYGSGDIDAAREQELIRSHDALVLQFPLHNFSCPPILKSWIDAVMTHGFAYGRGSDGIAGRKVALAVTAGIKKSDYSPQGRYHFSLREVLAPFELAFKYYFRADYRDFFAFYGAEETPGVDYVSSQDDLERGAREYAEFLRNLE is encoded by the coding sequence ATGAAAACCCTAATCATCTTAGCCCACCCTGATATCCAAAACTCAGTCATAAACAAACGCTTGCTACAAGAGGCTCTCAAAGAGCCGCAGCACTTTAGTGTTCATGATTTGACGCGGGCTTACGGGAGCGGCGATATCGACGCCGCGCGCGAGCAAGAGCTCATCAGATCCCACGACGCCCTCGTTTTGCAGTTTCCGCTTCACAACTTCTCCTGCCCTCCGATTTTAAAATCATGGATTGACGCGGTGATGACGCACGGCTTTGCCTACGGACGGGGTTCAGACGGCATAGCGGGGCGCAAGGTAGCGCTAGCCGTGACCGCAGGCATCAAAAAGAGCGACTACAGCCCGCAAGGACGCTATCATTTTAGCCTGCGCGAGGTTCTTGCGCCGTTTGAGCTTGCGTTTAAATACTATTTTCGCGCCGATTATCGCGACTTTTTCGCATTTTACGGCGCCGAGGAAACTCCAGGCGTGGACTACGTATCAAGCCAGGACGATTTAGAGCGCGGCGCTAGAGAATACGCGGAGTTTTTGAGAAATTTGGAATAA